The Thermasporomyces composti region CTCCAGTACGCCCTCTACAAGCTCGACCCCAACCTCCAGGCCACGCACCAGGCGTTCCCGTTCATCGTCACCTGGGACGACCACGAGGTCGAGAACAACTACGCCGGCCTGGTGCCGGAGGAGGGCAGCCAGACGCCGACGCTGGAGGAGTTCCTGGTGAGGCGCGCGAACGCCTACCGCGCCTACTACGAGCACATGCCGCTGCGTCGGAGCTCGATGCCCAGCGGCCCGGACATGCAGCTCTACCGCCGCCTGTCGTTCGGCTCGCTCATCGACTTCCACGTGCTCGACACCCGGCAGTACCGCGATGACCAGGCGGCCGGCGACGGCACCAAGCCGCCGAACGACGAGAGCCTGGACCCGACGCGGACGGCCACCGGCGAGGAGCAGGAACGATGGCTTCTCGACAGTTTGTCGGCCTCGCAGGCGACTTGGAAGGTGCTGGCGCAGCAGATCTTCTTCTCCCAGCGCGACTTCGCCGCCGGGGACGAGCTGTCGTTCAGCATGGACGGGTGGGACGGCTACGCCGGCCAGCGCGACCGACTGCTCCGAGAGTTCGCCGACCTAGGGGTCAACCCGGTCGTGCTCACCGGCGACGTCCACGCCAACTACGCGTCGGACGTGAAGCTGAACTTCTCCGACCCGAACTCGCCGACCATCGGCGTGGAGTTCGTCGGGACGTCGATCGCGTCCGGACAGAACGGGTCCGACAGCACGTCGACCGGTGACCGCATCCTGGCGGAGAACCCCCACATCAAGTTCTTCAACGGACAGCGGGGTTACGTCCGCTGCACGGTGACACCTGACCTCTGGCAGTCCGACTACCGGGTCGTGCCGTACATCACCGAACCCGGTGCGGACATCTTCACCCGAGCGTCCTTCGTCACCGAGGCTGCCAACCCAGGCTTGCAGGTCGCCTCTCTGCGCTCGGTGCCATCGCGTCCGGAGTCGGAGTTCGAGACCGATGCCGAGCGCTTCGAGCGAGAGCGACGCGACGGGCGCGGCCCGACGGCCTAGTCACACGTGTCCCTCGCGCACCCGCACCCACGACCGTGCAAAGGAGCGACGACCATGCGCACTCTTCCCGGCCCCGTCCCCTCCGGGAGCGGGCGGCCCGAGGACGGTGTGGCCTCCGGACGTTTCCGGCGCTTGAGCAGGAAGGTCTTGCTCGCGGTGCCAGCCGCCTTCTCCTTGGTGCTGGCGGCGCACACGACCGCTCCGGTTCCGGCCGCCGTCGCGGCCGGGCATCCGGCCTCGGCTCCCGCCGCCAAGCCCACGATCGTGCTCTCCACCGAACCGGAGGTGCTGGAGACTCGGCAGTGTCTGACCGAGCTGCCGCGCGTGCAGCTGACGAACACATCCGGCCAAGGCGCGTTCGCCGACATCTCCATCACCCCCGAGGAGCCGCTGTGGTCGGCGAACACCCGCGTCTCCACGTACGTGCCGGCCGGCAGTACCGTCTCCGTCCCTGTCCAGATCTACGTCCCTGAGCAAACCCCGGACGGTGAGTACGACCTACGCTTCCAGGTGATCCGCTCGACGCCCTCGATCGCGCTGGAACCGGCACTCGCGTCCCGCAAGGGCGTCGTCCTCACCGTCACCGTGGCGTCGGCCCCCGGCCGGGACTGCGTACCGCCGAGCGGGATGACCGTGACGGCCTCCAGCTCGCAGGAACCGTTCAACGCGCCGACGTACGCGATTGACGGCCGAACGGCGACGATCTGGCACACGCACTGGTCGCCGGACCGCACCTACCTGCCGCAGTGGATCACGTTCGACTTGGGCGGCACCTACGACGTCGTGGA contains the following coding sequences:
- a CDS encoding alkaline phosphatase D family protein, producing MRDELVGRRIRQQLLAGDLDRRKFMAVTAASTVALVLGKGPYTTRTMNSGRFSDYPFTLGVASGDPLPDGVVLWTRLAPDPLAEGGHGGMPDARVPVQWEVAEDENFRRVVRRGTASAYPELAHSVHVEVSGLKPNRWYYYRFRARGEISPVGRTKTTPAYGAAVDQLRFAFASCQRYTDGYYTAYQHMAQEDLDFVLHLGDYIYEYGVEMNGGARNLPDLLPDYLIPEAVTLDRYRLQYALYKLDPNLQATHQAFPFIVTWDDHEVENNYAGLVPEEGSQTPTLEEFLVRRANAYRAYYEHMPLRRSSMPSGPDMQLYRRLSFGSLIDFHVLDTRQYRDDQAAGDGTKPPNDESLDPTRTATGEEQERWLLDSLSASQATWKVLAQQIFFSQRDFAAGDELSFSMDGWDGYAGQRDRLLREFADLGVNPVVLTGDVHANYASDVKLNFSDPNSPTIGVEFVGTSIASGQNGSDSTSTGDRILAENPHIKFFNGQRGYVRCTVTPDLWQSDYRVVPYITEPGADIFTRASFVTEAANPGLQVASLRSVPSRPESEFETDAERFERERRDGRGPTA
- a CDS encoding discoidin domain-containing protein, coding for MRTLPGPVPSGSGRPEDGVASGRFRRLSRKVLLAVPAAFSLVLAAHTTAPVPAAVAAGHPASAPAAKPTIVLSTEPEVLETRQCLTELPRVQLTNTSGQGAFADISITPEEPLWSANTRVSTYVPAGSTVSVPVQIYVPEQTPDGEYDLRFQVIRSTPSIALEPALASRKGVVLTVTVASAPGRDCVPPSGMTVTASSSQEPFNAPTYAIDGRTATIWHTHWSPDRTYLPQWITFDLGGTYDVVELSYQPRTEGNLNGTITAYTVLASTDGETFTEVTSGTWDADRTRKTAEFHAPGARYIRLLATEGVSDYASAAEIALFGQQTSGS